Proteins from a single region of Oryza brachyantha chromosome 6, ObraRS2, whole genome shotgun sequence:
- the LOC102717996 gene encoding protein-lysine methyltransferase METTL21D has product MEMAMEMAMEEDPLPLRQQQEEEEEEEAALLLGMGAYSGPVRPVGASGSGETMLLWALGQPASQRHNAFVRHAAHSFTLDACARRLSLLQSPSSMATPGVTGAVVWDSAVVLAKFLEHAVDSARLALRGARAVELGAGCGLAGCVAALLGAHVLLTDLPDRLKLLRKNVHLNVGEDARGSARVIDLIWGHDPHPDLLDPPLHFVLGSDVIYSEEAVDDLLITLKQLSGPHTTIILAGELRNDVVLECFLDAAMEDFQVGCIEQEQWHPDFRTRRVALFILVKKRPLALQPDHL; this is encoded by the exons ATGGAAATGGCGATGGAGATGGCGATGGAGGAGgatccccttccccttcgacaacaacaagaagaagaagaagaagaagaagccgcCCTCCTGCTGGGCATGGGCGCTTACTCCGGCCCTGTCCGCCCGGTGGGCGCGTCCGGCTCCGGCGAGACGATGCTGCTCTGGGCCCTCGGCCAGCCGGCGTCGCAGCGCCACAACGCCTTCGTCCGCCACGCCGCGCACTCCTTCACCCTCgacgcctgcgcccgccgtctCTCCCTACTCCAGTCCCCCTCCTCCATGGCCACGCCCGGCGtcaccggcgccgtcgtctGGGACagcgccgtcgtcctcgccaaGTTCCTCGAGCACGCCGTCGACTCCGCCCGCCTTGCCCTGCGTGGCGCCAGGGCGGTTGAGCTGGGAGCGGGATGCGGCCTCGCGGGCTGCGTCGCGGCCCTTCTCGGAGCCCACGTGCTGCTCACCGACCTCCCTGACCGCCTCAAGCTGCTCAGGAAGAACGTCCACCTCAACGTCGGGGAGGACGCCAGGGGCTCTGCTCGGGTCATCGACCTCATCTGGGGTCACGACCCACACCCGGATTTGCTCGACCCACCATTGCACTTCG TGCTTGGGTCGGACGTCATCTACAGCGAGGAGGCAGTGGATGATCTGCTCATCACCCTGAAGCAGCTTTCAGGGCCACACACCACCATCATCCTCGCAGGAGAACTCCGCAATG ATGTTGTACTGGAGTGCTTCTTGGACGCAGCAATGGAGGACTTCCAAGTCGGCTGCATCGAGCAAGAACAGTGGCACCCCGATTTCCGCACTAGACGTGTTGCATTGTTCATCTTGGTCAAGAAAAGACCCCTTGCTTTACAACCAGACCATCTCTAG
- the LOC102717715 gene encoding E3 ubiquitin-protein ligase RING1-like, with amino-acid sequence MSSAAHPQRFYCHQCERNVPIAPPTSPDADVLCPLCGGGFVEEAGLGEGTNPSPHPAAFLPHPFFPFASPSFDLRHPSDLNAFFGPPSPAPAPAPSASTHFDPSNFLHDHFTGLLSGGATIQIVLEGSSASFPGASSGISLGDYFVGSGLEQLIQQLAENDPNRYGTPPAAKSAVAALPDVAVSADMMAADGGAQCAVCMDDFHLGADAKQLPCKHVFHKDCILPWLDLHSSCPVCRFELPTDDPDHGHRRGSDQPTAAAAAAAAVAASASGAPTSATPSPRVAERRFRISLPWPLRAAFGGQAESSNPTNQDPVGGSGSGSGAGNNNATDSHHGYDDLD; translated from the coding sequence atgtcgTCTGCGGCTCATCCGCAGCGCTTCTACTGCCATCAGTGCGAACGCAACGTCCCCATCGccccgcccacctcccccgaCGCCGACGTCCTCTGCCCGCTCTGCGGTGGAGGATTCGTCGAGGAGGCGGGGCTTGGGGAGGGCACTAACCCTAGCCCACACCCTGCCGCCTTCCTGCCACACCCCTTCTTCCCCTTTGCCTCCCCTTCCTTCGATCTCCGCCACCCTAGCGACCTCAACGCCTTCTTCggccccccctcccccgcgcccgcgcccgcaccTTCGGCATCCACCCACTTCGACCCCTCCAACTTCCTCCATGACCATTTCACCGGCCTCCTCTCTGGCGGCGCCACCATCCAGATCGTCCTCGAGGGCTCCTCCGCTTCCTTCCCCGGTGCCTCCTCCGGGATCAGCCTCGGCGACTACTTTGTCGGCTCCGGCCTCGAGCAGCTCATCCAGCAGCTCGCTGAGAACGATCCCAACCGCTACGGCACCCCTCCTGCCGCCAAGTCCGCTGTCGCCGCACTCCCTgacgtcgccgtctccgccgacATGATGGCCGCCGATGGAGGGGCCCAGTGCGCCGTCTGCATGGACGACTTCCACCTTGGCGCTGATGCCAAGCAGCTCCCCTGCAAACATGTCTTCCACAAGGATTGCATCCTCCCCTGGCTCGACCTGCACAGCTCCTGCCCCGTTTGCCGCTTTGAGCTGCCCACAGATGACCCTGACCACGGCCACCGCCGGGGATCTGACCAGCccaccgcagcagcagcagcagcagcagctgttgCTGCCTCTGCCTCTGGAGCGCCGACCAGCGCCACCCCTTCGCCCAGGGTGGCAGAGAGAAGGTTCAGGATATCGCTGCCATGGCCTCTCCGGGCTGCGTTTGGTGGCCAGGCGGAGAGCAGCAATCCTACCAACCAGGATCCTGTTGGTGGCTCTGGCTCTGGCTCTGGTGCTGGCAACAACAATGCGACTGACAGTCATCATGGCTACGATGATCTGGACTGA
- the LOC102709937 gene encoding kinesin-like protein KIN-10B: MEAAATATAGVRVVARIFSPQPDPAADTGVIRVQAEALNDSALLSFAAAGRQQQSLSLDGCYLKHDPNHHIFRNEIKPLIDGIATQAQGRIRACCVIACGAAAAKHHLFMGSHHQPGLLAMAMDQLLQSSKPIGATVSVSSYQVLQDTHILDLLEPKDHEVLILEDADGHTHLKGLSRVDVKSMEEFSQLSCCASATNQQRHHPCKDSTQLQDWGHQGLIIYVSSFDQQGRECALAKINFLSLAGYVDPKQKKNGGLALPTGNKSLYAVMNVVQALNSNQRFVPYRQSKVTRILQDSLCKTSGAILMACLAEDCCQDTVSTLSLASRSSQVVNEHCYSLSLSAKKSSKSNMNSSTDVKTLSRTFLPYIQKISSMQEKKGQLKFNNSGLKGGQTPTANRRSQPIFNSMKKSGSSMSTSIKMKHNYAKPTISGRKLFCPSINSLKEENATCVASTAVTQTESTAVIQAEEVQPSTGMEIQTPSANEGLYEIGNTVDVKSSEIQEVVRCSTEELLPITIQEEDYASPNMQGIDIGRTCSSITDNLIEKTPTRTTQPSPKLSDRLREISNSLKLLSTRPVSITAQKSDIECVRRINTDAAEPKTPATHLKLEGAEDPKDILTARSTGIKKSIVQECLTFLNSANKEQLKSLKGIGEKRANYILELREESPELFKEVNDLTDIIGMNSKEIKRMMSGIIDS; this comes from the exons AtggaggccgccgccaccgccaccgccggcgtcaGAGTCGTCGCCAGGATCTTCTCACCACAACCAGATCCGGCCGCCGACACCGGAGTCATCAGGGTCCAGGCCGAGGCCCTCAACGATTccgccctcctctccttcgccgccgctgg CCGACAGCAGCAATCCTTGAGCCTCGACGGCTGCTACCTCAAACACGATCCCAATCACCACATCTTCCGCAACGAGATCAAGCCGCTCATCGATGGAATCGCCACCCAAGCCCAAGGCCGCATCAGAGCCTGCTGCGTCATCGCCTgcggcgctgccgctgccaAGCATCACCTCTTCATG GGCTCTCACCATCAACCTGGCTTGCTCGCCATGGCAATGGACCAACTCCTCCAGTCCTCCAAACCCATTGGTGCCACTGTCAGTGTCTCATCCTATCAGGTGCTTCAAGATACTCACATCCTCGACCTCTTGGAGCCCAAGGACCATGAGGTTCTCATACTAGAGGATGCCGACGGACACACTCACCTCAAGGGCCTCTCCAGG GTTGATGTCAAGTCCATGGAAGAGTTTTCACAGCTTTCGTGTTGCGCTAGCGCTACCAACCAACAGAGGCATCATCCCTGTAAAGATTCCACCCAGTTACAAGATTGGGGGCACCAAGGCCTGATTATCTACGTCTCTAGCTTCGACCAGCAAGGCAGAGAATGTGCTCTAGCTAAGATAAACTTTCTCAGTTTGGCAG GTTATGTAGATCCCAAGCAAAAGAAGAATGGGGGTCTTGCTCTACCAACTGGTAACAAGTCTTTGTATGCAGTGATGAATGTTGTCCAGGCACTGAACAGCAACCAGAGATTTGTACCATATAGACAAAGCAAAGTAACTCGCATTCTGCAAGATTCTTTATGCAAAACGAGCGGTGCTATCCTAATGGCATGTTTG GCTGAAGATTGCTGCCAAGACACAGTTTCTACTCTAAGTTTGGCTTCTCGCTCAAGCCAAGTGGTCAATGAACATTGCTACAGCTTATCCTTGAGCgctaaaaaatcatcaaagtCAAATATGAACTCATCTACAGATGTCAAAACGTTGTCAAGGACATTCTTGCCTTATATCCAGAAAATAAGTTCGATGCAAGAGAAGAAAGGACAACTTAAATTCAATAATAGCGGTTTAAAAGGCGGACAAACTCCAACTGCTAATAGAAG GTCTCAGCCAATCTTTAATTCAATGAAAAAATCTGGAAGCTCAATGTCTACTTCAATTAAGATGAAGCATAATTATGCTAAACCTACGATAAGCGGAAG GAAATTATTCTGTCCAAGCATCAATTCATTGAAG GAGGAGAATGCTACGTGTGTTGCATCTACTGCGGTAACACAAACTGAATCAACAGCGGTCATACAAGCTGAG GAAGTACAGCCATCAACAGGCATGGAAATTCAAACTCCATCAGCAAATGAG GGACTTTATGAAATAGGAAATACTGTAGATGTTAAATCATCTGAAATTCAAGAAGTGGTACGATGCAGCACAGAAGAACTGCTACCAATTACTATCCAGGAAGAG GACTATGCCTCGCCAAATATGCAAGGTATTGACATCGGAAGGACCTGCTCTTCTATCACTG ATAACCTTATTGAGAAGACTCCAACCAGAACTACTCAACCCTCCCCAAAGTTGAGCGACCGACTGAGAGAGATTTCAAACTCGTTGAAGCTTCTTAGCACTAGGCCAGTGAGCATAACGGCGCAAAAGTCAGACATAGAATGTGTCAGGCGAATCAACACGGATGCAGCAGAGCCAAAAACTCCTGCAACGCATTTGAAACTTGAGGGAGCAGAAGATCCTAAAGATATACTTACAGCCCGCAGCACTGGGATTAAG AAATCTATAGTTCAAGAGTGCTTGACTTTTCTCAACAGTGCCAATAA GGAACAATTAAAAAGCTTGAAG GGAATTGGAGAAAAACGGGCGAACTACATACTTGAGCTTCGTGAGGAGTCACCAGAGCTATTCAAAGAG GTAAATGATTTGACAGACATCATTGGAATGAATTCAAAAGAG ATCAAAAGGATGATGTCCGGGATCATCGACTCCTAG